The Montipora foliosa isolate CH-2021 chromosome 10, ASM3666993v2, whole genome shotgun sequence genomic sequence TGTTCCAAAACATCGAAACCTTTTAAGTGGCGGCTTGTGGAGAAGTTTTTGCGATCTCGCGAGGAGTTTCAAAACATGCAAACTTACTCAGTGGCTAGACGTGTTTGAGATTTCATGTTCCAAAACATCGAAACTTTTTAAGTGACGGCTTGTGAAgaagtgtttgcgatttcttaAGAGGTTCCAAAAACATCGAAGCTTTTTAAGTGAGcttgtggagaagtgtttgcgatcACGTATGGGGTTTCAAAACATCAACCATCATTGCTCCACCTTTCTACGGGTTTCGCTGTTGCacagttttataagcgacagtgGGTTTAGGCGTAAATTTAATAGCCTAACGTTAAAAGGTACGCACTTGGAAAGGTTTGTTGCGCAATCTGCTGGTGAGTTGTTTTCTTGCACATAAAAGCTACTGTTAAACCTCAATTCCGTTGATGATTGTGACACCTTTAATAAAATTGCCACTAGCCTCTTGTATTCTCATTTCCACATTACCCGTTTTCGAAATGTCCACTGTAGGGATTCCCTGTTCCCCACTCTTCGATTTTTTAATTTGGAGATGACTTTTAAATTTCTATATCTGGCATTTTCTTTCGCCCATCTcgtatttacatttttttcttgcattttctaTCTCGGGTCTcgcattttctatttttctattttgttttgttttgctttttcctTTAAATCCATTCAGGATTATCTGGCATGTCCCCTACAGGCTCCATATAAACTGTTGCTCATTTTGTCTACTTTATGAAGGAGCTGTTCTTACCAAAACTGAAGGTCACTGAACTctctaagaagaaaaaaatgactCTCTGCAGATTACCTCAGTGAGAACCTGCCATATCAGACAATGAGTGTTCGCTAGTGGCACAGGAATATTAACAGTCAAACACGGACCATAGACACGAAGGAACTTACATTAGCTAGTATTAAAAGTTTAATTAAATTCAGTTGACTCAATATTAAACATAACTTTTATTTCTCTCCACTCGattcctaaccctaaccctaaccctaacgcaggaagagcctttcttaactagacgagaaagaaaggagaCTTGACATCAAATCATCATTAGGCAGAGTGATTTCTTCCTATTGACGAATTCGAAGGCTTTGCTTCAGCTCACACCAACAGTGGTAAGCAGCCCGTTGTTACTTAAATCTTTATTGTTTTAGAGTTAAGATTAACTCCATTTGTGTGAATATATGACCTATGTGATACAAACCAGCTCTGATTACGTATCAGTGGCACTTGATCATAATGCCTGTTAggccacaggcagcccaggtTCAgttaaaaattacaagaatttgAATGGGATTCACAATAACAGACTCAAAATGATATTTTTACGGAAAAGgtctcaataaaaaaaaaaaaaacctgcgcTTTATTGTCCTGGTGACTTGCATGCTTTCTGTGTGTTTATCACTGGGTTATCACTCgtaaaaaataaaggaaaggctggaaagtaatttcgagcttacctcacatctcccCGATAAAATCACACCTCTCCAATATCAGTCACGCTCAATCTCTGGCAATGACCACATGGGTAAATTTAGTTTTTCTTggccaagtttcaaggtccagcgagctTCCATTGTTCAGAAAGATCGATGAATCCCAGCGGGAAAtcttattgttaattattatccAAATaatcaaaatccttcgaggcgtTGGACACGGATAAAAAACTCAACTTTATTAAACTTGCGCACAACCACACAGCGAAAAACGTTTTGCCAACAGCCGTCCACCCCATAATACCCCACAATTCTCGAAGGGTACGCAATCATAATTCATCTGCttttaagttgaaaaaaaagaatgtcAAGTATAATTAAACATTTGTAACAGAAGCTTCTTAATAAACTCAAGTGAACAGTTTTCCTTTGAAGTGCGTTGTTCTTTTCAATGTCAATTTCATGCTAGCATGGCAATCTCAAAGGTGATGAACGATTTGACTGGAGAGGATTCATGCTTTGTTAGGCAATCGGCAAGTTGCTCACTGGCCTCAACCCATTTAACATCACTGACATGTTCTTTGCTAAAACTTTCCTTGATGGCTGGCAGCTGTGTAACCTCTTCTTGCTGATCAATTTGTTGCATTTTATGGCATCCAAAAAAGACTTGCAATCTGATACACACTCTATATGCAGTATGGGGTCTGTCACACTATAAGGCAACTCATACTACAAGTGTGCCAAGAAAACTCTTAGGTCAATCCCATCAGCCTGTCacgaaattatttttttcaccagTCTGTAAACCGTTTTAGCCACTCGTCTAGTTCGTTAGTGTAAGTGTTAATTACCTATTGTATGATTCCTTAGTGTATTATCTGATTTAGTGTTGATGAACTTCTttttaagtgttgtaatgaagttgtgtaaaagaaaacattgttttgtcgtaacttgaataaattaaataaacagATTGCTGCTTTAGGTCTGTATCATATCAGTTATGCCGCCGTGTTAATCCTCATTTAGAAATAAGAGCTGCTGGTGTTCAATGCCTTTAGAGAGCATCCCAAGAAAAAGGAACGTGAAAAGGTCGTGGGTAGAATATTTAAACAATGATGTCTATGCAAGGAACATGGGCTTATCACATAATAATAACATCTGAGGTAGACGCAATGCATTTAAAACTTTACGCCATAGCATCAAGTTAAAATTCCGTGGATATGACAGTCGTTGAACCAGCAACTATGCTGCAAATTCCTTGACCTATGTAACACACAGGGGAGATAGATTATATTGAACCTTTCATAGCTGACGGAAATTCAGTTGAGACAAACATTATGTAGATCTTGCACATGTTTCTAAACCATAAAAACCCTTCCCTCAGAAAGCAAGCAATGTTGTTTTCTGGTGTATAGTGTCGATAagttatacaaataaaatgttaTTCCTTTTATTGTTTCAGCACCACTGACTTTGTGAAAACAGACCTAGGCAGTCTTCGACTACCTACTTTTCTTCCTTGCACACCCCTACTTTTAAAGAGTACCTTCCAAATTCTGATTATCAACAATGGTAGATAGAAAGTTGAAAGTTTTGGAAAAGCATATGCAAAAGCTTAGTAATGCGGAAGAAGACGAAGACCGAAAAGCTGAGGGTCTCGCTCTTTTCAATATAGGCAACTATCATTATGGCATATCCAATTTTAGAAAGGCCATACAGAACTACACAGAGGCATCAAGCATTTTTAAGGAAATAGGGTTAAGGGTGATGGAGAGATCTGCCTATGCCAATCTAGGTAACGCCTATTACAGTATGGGGAATTTTAGGCAAGCCATACAGTACCACAAACAACATATTGGCATTGCGAAAGAAGTAGAGGATAAGGCCGGGGAGGGAAGAGCCTATTGTAATCTCGGCAATGCCTATTGTAGtatgggtgattttaagcaagccatggAGTACCATAAAAAAAGTCTTGGTATTGTGAAAGAGGTAgaggatagggccggggagggaagaGCCTATTGTAATCTCGGCAATGCCTATTACAGTAtaggtgattttaagcaagccatggAGTACCATAAAAAAAGTCTTGGTATTGTGAAAGAGGTAgaggatagggccggggagggaagagcctatggcaatcttggcaatGCCTATGGCAGTATGGGCAATTTTCAgaaagccatagagtaccacaaacaacatcttagcattacaaaagaagtaggggatagggccgagGAGGGAATAGCCTATTGTAATCTCGGCAATGCCTATTACAGTAtgggtaattttaagcaagccatggAGTACCATAAAAAAAGTCTTGGTATTGTGAAAGAGGTAgaggatagggccggggagggaagagcctatggcaatcttggcaatGCCTATAGCAGTATGGGCAATTTTCAgaaagccatagagtaccacaaacaacatcttagcattacaaaagaagtaggggatagggccggggagggaataGCCTATGGAAATATCGGCATTGCCTTTGACGGTATGGGCAATTTTAAGAAAGCCATAGAGCATCacaaacaacatcttagcattgcaaaagaagtaggggatagggccggggagggaaaaTCCTATGGAAATATCAGCAATACCTGTCACAGCatgggcaattttaaggaagccaCGGAGTACCAAAAAAAAGGTCTTGGTATTATGAAAGAGATAgaggatagggccggggagggaagagcctatggcaatcttggcaatGCTTATAACAGTATGTGCAATTTTAAGGAAGCCGTAGAGTACCacaaacaacatcttagcatagcaaaagaagtaggggatagggcagGGGAGGGAATAGCCTATGGGAATCTTGGCAATGCCTATTTCTGTGTGGGTAAAAcaaagcaagccatagagtactaTAAACAAAATCTTAGTATTGTGAAAgaggtaggggatagggccggagaGGGAATAGCCTATGCCAATCTTGGCAATGTCTTTTGCGGGATGtgcaattttaagcaagccatggAGTACCACAAACAACATCTTAACATTGCTAAGGAAATAGAGGATGAGGCCGGGGAGGGAAAAGCTTATGGTCATCTCGGTGATGCCTATTACAGTCTGGGCAATTACAAGCAAGCCATACTGTACTACAaacaagatcttagtattgcaaaagatgTAGAAGATAGAGCAGGGGAGGAAAGAGCCTACGGCAGTCTCGGCATTGCCTATTTCAGCAAGGGTGAGCTTGAAAATGGAATTTTATAtaacgaacaacatcttagtattgccaaAGAAACGGGGAATCAAGTAGGGCAGGGACGCGCATGTTATAATCTTGGTCTTGCCCATGAATCTTCAGGCTCCATTTGCACAGCTCTTAATTACTATCGCTTGAGcataaaacattttgatgaaacaaggcgTCTTCTTCAGTCAGAGGATGCActgaaaataagctttcgtcaCACAAAACAGCATGCGTACACTGCCCTGTGGACAGCGCTTTTGAAGAACGGAGAGGTTGATCAGGCcttgtatgctgctgagcaaggacgCGCGCAGGCTTTGACAGACATTTTGAAAGTGCAATACGGCGTTAATGAGGAACCCTCCTCGGAAGTTGCGACGAAAGAAAATGCCTCTGCTGTATTAGGATATCTTTCTTCACAAACAGTTTTCATGGTACTTCAAGGGAGCACAATCAGTTTCTGGCTGCTGAGAAAAACTGACATGATACACTTTAGGCAAAAGGAAATCAAAGATAAAAGTGCTGAATCACTGATGAAAGCTACTTTCAAACAGATTAGCTCAGGGGATGTTGCCCGCTGCGAGAATCGCTCGCTTGACCGATAACACAAAGAATCCTCTTATACAAGAGAAGCCGTTCAGGAAACCTCTCCTTCCTCGAAGTTCTCCGGCAATGTTTTGCAGCCattgtatgatgtcttagtcAATCCCATTGAAGATTTGCTTCAAGGTGAAAACTTAGTCTTTGTTCCCGATGGGCCATTTTGTTTGGCGCCTTATTCTGCATTGAGTGAATCTGTCAGGATTCGTACCGTTCCCTCGCTAACCACTTTAAAAGTGATTGTTGGTGCACCTTACTACTTCCACGCTAAAAATGAAGCTATGCTAGTGGGAGATCCATGTTTAAAGGAAGTCACTTACGGCACCGGTGCACCCATGTTTGAACAATTGCCATGCGCCAAGGAAGAGGTGGAGATGATTGGAGAACTTCTGCGAACTGCACCTCTTACTGGcagaaatgcaacaaaaaatgaggtgctgaaaagaatgaaatCAGCTGCTTTAATCCATATAGCCGCACATGGGGTTCCCGAatttggagaaattgctttCGCCCCAAATCCAAAACGCACATCCCAGTTCCCTGAAAAGGAAGATTACTTGTTAACAATGAGTGATGTTCATGCAGTTCGTCTGcaggcaagactggttgtgctgagttgctgtcatagtggtCAGGGAGAGATAAATTCTGAGGGTGTGGTTGGAATAGctagggctttcctgtgtgctggtgcccggtctgttctAGTGTCACTCTGGGCGATTGATGACGAGGCGACCTTGCTGTTTATGAAATGTTTCTAtcaacacttggcagatagaaaaagtgcCAGTTTAGCTCTCTGccatgctatgaaatctcttcggGAGACAAAGAAGTATTCCGACCTCaaatactgggcgccatttgtgctaattggcgatgatgtcacgttTGAATTTGGGCTTCAAGAACTCGAAAAGGATGGTAAGTGCTCTTCGATTATAATTTTAGTTACCGAGAAGAACTACATTCTACATTCTATCGACAAGTTCTCGAGAGGAACCAGTAAGCTCCTCACTGAGAAGTCATTTCAAAAGTCGTCGCCAAAGTAGTAATACAAACTGCTTTGGATGGCCACTGGAATAAATGTTGTCTGCATTCAACGGGTCAGGCACTTGCCTTCTTGCATATTTTAGCAATTAAAATCTTGCCATGATCTGGCAGGAAATCATTTATTGCCGGTTAACGTACATTCTACACGTCAAAGTGACAATTAGTTTGATAGGAATTGTTGCAGCAGCTATTATAACTAAGCACAGACGGACAGTTTCATGGATTCagatatttttcttttgtcatttAGCAATCAGAACTAAATTCCTATTTATTTAACCCCACTATCaccgtttattattattattattattattattattattttagaaaCGGCGTCCAGAACGTGAGGAAACCACTTGTTGGACTCTGATGCATCAATACGTCATTTTCGTTAACCTCAGTGGCGATCTACGAAGACAAAAGATATGTGAACTTATTTTACCATAAGACTCAAGTAATACTAAGATACtgattttttaaagcttttataCCAGGAGAGGTTAATCAGTTAAAGAGAAATCAAGGACTTGACATAATGGTCTTCTTCCATAAGTAAGGATCAAGCTGTCTTCTTATTTGGCCTTGAATACTTAGTTATATCTCCAATTCTTTGGGGTAtgcttttcagttttttttttttcttttttttttcttttggcatTAATCTGGTGACAAGTATACTTCTTTAAATCTGTTAACTGCACTAGCTTCCCATTTCatgaaaatatcttttttcctttccaacAAGACTAAACAGTCAATGTCGACTCTACTATGTGCCTCAACAAGAGAAAATGGGAGGACAGAGAGGGAGTCTCacggcgttggccgggatatgtcatgtccacgaaagttatttttagacgagcggaagtcggAAGtcagtcttccgagacgtccgcatgcagtcttgcctcgctctcaggttcttagtgaaaagagaaaatggcggcgcacgtggaaggctgatgaataaatattcatcatgtcttttcaaaatgcatgcggacgtctcggaagacagacttccgctagaacaaagacttccgctcgactaaaaataa encodes the following:
- the LOC137972793 gene encoding tetratricopeptide repeat protein 28-like encodes the protein MVDRKLKVLEKHMQKLSNAEEDEDRKAEGLALFNIGNYHYGISNFRKAIQNYTEASSIFKEIGLRVMERSAYANLGNAYYSMGNFRQAIQYHKQHIGIAKEVEDKAGEGRAYCNLGNAYCSMGDFKQAMEYHKKSLGIVKEVEDRAGEGRAYCNLGNAYYSIGDFKQAMEYHKKSLGIVKEVEDRAGEGRAYGNLGNAYGSMGNFQKAIEYHKQHLSITKEVGDRAEEGIAYCNLGNAYYSMGNFKQAMEYHKKSLGIVKEVEDRAGEGRAYGNLGNAYSSMGNFQKAIEYHKQHLSITKEVGDRAGEGIAYGNIGIAFDGMGNFKKAIEHHKQHLSIAKEVGDRAGEGKSYGNISNTCHSMGNFKEATEYQKKGLGIMKEIEDRAGEGRAYGNLGNAYNSMCNFKEAVEYHKQHLSIAKEVGDRAGEGIAYGNLGNAYFCVGKTKQAIEYYKQNLSIVKEVGDRAGEGIAYANLGNVFCGMCNFKQAMEYHKQHLNIAKEIEDEAGEGKAYGHLGDAYYSLGNYKQAILYYKQDLSIAKDVEDRAGEERAYGSLGIAYFSKGELENGILYNEQHLSIAKETGNQVGQGRACYNLGLAHESSGSICTALNYYRLSIKHFDETRRLLQSEDALKISFRHTKQHAYTALWTALLKNGEVDQALYAAEQGRAQALTDILKVQYGVNEEPSSEVATKENASAVLGYLSSQTVFMVLQGSTISFWLLRKTDMIHFRQKEIKDKKSSYTREAVQETSPSSKFSGNVLQPLYDVLVNPIEDLLQGENLVFVPDGPFCLAPYSALSESVRIRTVPSLTTLKVIVGAPYYFHAKNEAMLVGDPCLKEVTYGTGAPMFEQLPCAKEEVEMIGELLRTAPLTGRNATKNEVLKRMKSAALIHIAAHGVPEFGEIAFAPNPKRTSQFPEKEDYLLTMSDVHAVRLQARLVVLSCCHSGQGEINSEGVVGIARAFLCAGARSVLVSLWAIDDEATLLFMKCFYQHLADRKSASLALCHAMKSLRETKKYSDLKYWAPFVLIGDDVTFEFGLQELEKDDVAYMFSEDV